ACTGTGTTAGTTCAAACTTAATATAATGACCAAACTAAGCCAGGGAAAAAAGAGAATAACCAAATTCGTTGATGCTTTGGCGATGACATCTCTAtcataaaaatttcaaaactgTAAGCACCTTATGACTATGTGGATAAGAGGTATgccaattttatttttagtttttcataGCTTCTTAGACAACAAACCAAATCACTGAAACCCAAGGAACGAACTTGTAAAAACGACTGTAGAAACGCAGAATTTACCTGTAATAACTTAAAAGTCTCAGCAAATTTTAGCCCGTATAGAGGGAAGTATGAGGTCTGACAAACTACAAACAGCTGATGGCCCTCTAGTGCTCTTTTTCTATAGCTTTCTGGAGTGGGAGGTCCGACAGACATTTGCTCGTTCATTTCCTGATCTTCCCAGATGCATCCTTCTAAGATGGGTGTGTCACTTTCCCATTACAATACTATCAACTCTCAGATTTCATTGGGTGATTTAAACTTTACACTTAACTCAAATGAAACAGTTAGTTCTTCAACTACTCAACCACGGCAATTTCATCATCAAATAAATCTTATTAATCAAACGGGTCTTCTGGATTTGGGTTATGTTGATTTCGGCTGATTGAAAtcaatttctagaaatatgtcCATCTCTTCTAGCGCTTGCGTCAGTAGTCTTCTGGCAAAAGCACTAGATTTTTCACTGGTTGAACCCTTCACAGCTAAGGTATGTGCCATGTGCGCCAGCTCGTTACGTTGCACAGTTATGGGCGAACAAGAAGCAAGGTTAACCGACTGATTGTCATCATTTACTACAGCACCGGATCTTGCATCTTTTGTCCACCTTTTTAAATAATACTGTAACGGGATATCAAGCAACCTCCGGCTATGCAATACTTTTAGAGCATGAGCACATAATATACCCATGAACTCAAATTTTCTGCAGCTACATTTCACGGTATTATCTGAAGTGTCATATCTAACAATGCATGGTTTAACATTCTCGAAAGATGATACCTTGTACGTGAAATTTGTCCCATCCTCATCACTAACTTCTGCGAAGAGATCCAGAGTACGAACGTACTCTTCCTGGAACAACAGGAAGACTTTTCTGGTGTATCTCTCTGACGCTCGAGCTTCCGCAGGCCACATTGTGTGCAAATCTGGTTTTGTTTGCCTAGAATAAGAATCTTGATGTTTTGCCTTCTCGCGCAGAATCATTAATACTTTCTCATACATAACTACAAACTCATGCAATGGTATAGTTCTCTTGAAATACTTCTTAAGAAACTTGTTCATACCAGCACTTCCTTGATCAGATGAAAGACCTGCACAAAAGTATTCCCATCCATATACATGCCCCAATTTCTCTCGCATATGGTATATACCTTGCAACCATTCGTTCTGTGCCAGACTATATTTTCCGATAAATGAATTCCACCTGGATTGGAACTCTTCCTCTGTCTCACTCTCATAAATGCAActctcaaaatcaattttgaaggaCTTGAAGTTTTCAAACATGTCAGCGAGGTGCTTCTTTGCTTCTTCATAAATGTGCCATAAACCTATCTGATGATGTGTGTTTGGCCATACCTGTCTAATCGCCTCTGACAGAGAAAGAGCTGGGTCTGTAAAGGCTGTTTTCGGTTGTTTGCCATTCATGGCATCCAGAAAAGCTCCAAATAACCATGCTAACGACTCCGTTGTTTCATCTAATATAAGTGCACACCCAAAGAGAATAAATTTCCCATGATTGTTCACGCCAACAAATGATGCATAGGGTTTGTTGCAATCGTTTAGTTTATATGTAGTATCGAAGCACACCACATCACTGAAGTAGCTATAGTCTATCCTTGACTTAGCATCACACCAAAAAGAACTGGACAACTGGTTATTGCTACACATCCGTATTGCGTAGAAGAAATAAGGATcatctttttgcttttgcttgAAGTAGTCTAAGAGAAATTGTGCGTCTCCGTTTTCAAGAATTTCATTACGGCTCTTTCTGAATAGGTAATTATTACAATCCACTTGCATAAAGTTGAGATCTTGAGCTCCTGCATCATCTAAACTGGCAGTACATGAATAAATACTCGGGGATCCTATACTTCCTAAATGAATATCTTCAATCAGTCCGCCAGCTTGTGAATGTGGTAATTTCTGTTGTGACCTCACCGTATGAACTTCTGAAGGAGGTGAAAGCTCATGGTTATGTTTTTTAATAAACTCTACCACGGAATATCTTCCATCATCTTGTAATTTGATAATAAGACGCGCCTTACAGTCGGTTCGTGTTTGGGGCCTCGATTTCACAGGAGGGCCTCTTGAATGTGGACAGCGAAAACCTTCTTTGGAACAACAAAAAACTCTCCTCGAAATTGTCTTATTTGCACGATGGGTTGATGAATTCTTGCGAACACTGAAACCCAAAGATCTAGCATATCGATAATAAAACTCATATGCGTGATTATCTGATTGGAAGACCATACCAAGTTTTGGAGTCTCAAATACAAAATCAGTGGAAACTCCAAAATCTACTGACATCGTAAAATCCCCACTTGCTTGCATAGTATCATGGGCATCTTGACTGCCATTCTGAGAGATCAATTGCTCAGCAGCTTCATTGAGTACAAGTGGATGTTCTTGTCTTTGGATATCCATCCTGCAACCGAAGGAAACAAAATGCTTCAAAGTTAAATATCCTTTAGCAAAAAAGAAAATCGTAATTCCAAATCAATGCTGATCTAAAGTTGCTCAAACACAAAGACATAACAACACAGCAATGTCCATATATAGACAGCAAGTCGAAACCAATCCAGCAGAACCTAACCAAATAAACCTTTCGCCGAAACAACTGAGACATGCATCTCAGTTCATTGAATAACAGGGCCATCCAACAGTACTAATAAAATTCAGTACTTACTTTAGGAGCACCCATGATGCTCAAAACTTTTGGACTGAACAATAAACTCGAGCAGCATTTTGCATCAAAAattgaaaatatgccaaaataacAAAATGGAGAGCTGTCTTACAGTTTGTGACTTGATCGTGCAAAATGGTGAACATCAGCTACCATCTAGACTCCAGGGAAGCATCTTCATCTGCAATGGTGATT
This genomic stretch from Papaver somniferum cultivar HN1 chromosome 5, ASM357369v1, whole genome shotgun sequence harbors:
- the LOC113284111 gene encoding protein FAR1-RELATED SEQUENCE 5-like translates to MVADVHHFARSSHKLMDIQRQEHPLVLNEAAEQLISQNGSQDAHDTMQASGDFTMSVDFGVSTDFVFETPKLGMVFQSDNHAYEFYYRYARSLGFSVRKNSSTHRANKTISRRVFCCSKEGFRCPHSRGPPVKSRPQTRTDCKARLIIKLQDDGRYSVVEFIKKHNHELSPPSEVHTVRSQQKLPHSQAGGLIEDIHLGSIGSPSIYSCTASLDDAGAQDLNFMQVDCNNYLFRKSRNEILENGDAQFLLDYFKQKQKDDPYFFYAIRMCSNNQLSSSFWCDAKSRIDYSYFSDVVCFDTTYKLNDCNKPYASFVGVNNHGKFILFGCALILDETTESLAWLFGAFLDAMNGKQPKTAFTDPALSLSEAIRQVWPNTHHQIGLWHIYEEAKKHLADMFENFKSFKIDFESCIYESETEEEFQSRWNSFIGKYSLAQNEWLQGIYHMREKLGHVYGWEYFCAGLSSDQGSAGMNKFLKKYFKRTIPLHEFVVMYEKVLMILREKAKHQDSYSRQTKPDLHTMWPAEARASERYTRKVFLLFQEEYVRTLDLFAEVSDEDGTNFTYKVSSFENVKPCIVRYDTSDNTVKCSCRKFEFMGILCAHALKVLHSRRLLDIPLQYYLKRWTKDARSGAVVNDDNQSVNLASCSPITVQRNELAHMAHTLAVKGSTSEKSSAFARRLLTQALEEMDIFLEIDFNQPKST